A stretch of Leptospira andrefontaineae DNA encodes these proteins:
- the hemW gene encoding radical SAM family heme chaperone HemW, producing METRLPVIQKTNRPGIYVHYPFCVHKCSYCDFYSEGIGLEPSPLEETLFSKYKEEVLLRLKNFPDYRDIVFDSLFFGGGTPSKASYTRYADFIKFLKDNLNLSADSEITLECNPEDVTPEYLQGLYDAGINRVHVGIQSFLPKNLKFLDRYFDPETYTRTLEALQTSKITNYGADLMFGVPGQTEKEFYEDANSVLASGVSHISIYALTVEKGTEYSRKVSAGSAAPPSEEVQEKILQDLPDFLRSKGFVQYEVSNYSKPGLFSRHNMKYWTYENYLGIGPGAHGFLPSGRYSNPRNTSAYINGTGKNPDLYETSDPFEEILISLFRIFLPIDLKDFLDYFPDKKETILSKLKQKVSEGKCTLDGTIFQWNSSSVLFLDSEILDLADR from the coding sequence TTGGAAACAAGACTCCCGGTCATACAAAAAACTAACAGACCGGGAATCTATGTACACTATCCATTTTGCGTTCACAAATGTAGTTATTGTGATTTTTATTCGGAAGGAATAGGGTTAGAACCTTCTCCCCTGGAAGAAACTCTATTTTCCAAATATAAAGAAGAAGTTCTACTAAGACTTAAAAACTTTCCCGACTATCGAGACATTGTTTTTGATAGTTTGTTTTTCGGAGGCGGAACTCCTTCTAAAGCATCCTATACACGATATGCGGATTTTATAAAATTCTTAAAAGACAATCTAAATCTTTCCGCAGATTCTGAGATTACATTAGAATGTAACCCGGAAGATGTAACTCCCGAATATCTGCAAGGATTGTATGACGCGGGGATCAACAGAGTTCATGTTGGAATACAATCCTTTCTTCCCAAAAATCTGAAGTTTTTAGACAGATATTTCGACCCGGAAACTTATACCAGGACCTTGGAAGCATTACAAACTTCTAAAATAACAAATTATGGCGCGGACCTGATGTTCGGAGTTCCAGGACAGACAGAAAAAGAATTTTACGAAGATGCAAATTCTGTTTTGGCCTCGGGAGTTTCTCATATCAGCATTTATGCTCTCACTGTAGAAAAAGGAACAGAATATAGTAGAAAGGTTTCTGCAGGGAGTGCCGCTCCACCTTCCGAGGAAGTGCAGGAAAAAATCCTACAAGATTTGCCGGATTTTTTGAGATCCAAGGGATTTGTTCAATACGAGGTTTCTAATTATTCGAAGCCCGGACTCTTCTCTCGCCATAATATGAAATATTGGACCTACGAAAATTATTTGGGGATCGGACCTGGGGCTCACGGATTTTTACCTTCCGGTAGGTATTCCAACCCAAGAAACACTTCTGCCTATATAAATGGAACGGGAAAAAATCCGGACCTCTACGAAACCTCTGATCCATTTGAAGAAATCCTAATATCTCTTTTTAGGATATTCCTTCCGATCGATCTTAAAGATTTTTTGGATTATTTTCCCGATAAAAAAGAAACAATACTTTCTAAATTAAAACAAAAGGTTTCAGAAGGAAAATGTACCTTGGACGGTACAATCTTCCAATGGAATTCCAGTTCGGTTCTATTTTTAGACTCAGAAATTTTAGATCTTGCGGATAGGTAA
- a CDS encoding arylesterase: MSRLSYYGFFSILVIFAFVASCNKEGSEQEPKVSPKMETKTNGKKILFFGDSLTAGYGLNGPEESFAHLSFLELQKKYPDLGYVNAGVSGDTTSGGLARLDWVLNTKYDVFVLELGANDSLRGLPTKMTEENLTRIIREARAKYPSIKILLIGMRTLPNMGPQYAKEFASLFPRVAKKEKTEFMPFLLAGVAGDRKLNQDDGIHPTAEGHKILSKHLVPYLNKLLK, from the coding sequence ATGAGCCGTTTATCATATTATGGATTTTTCAGTATTTTAGTAATCTTTGCTTTTGTTGCTTCTTGCAATAAAGAAGGTTCCGAGCAAGAACCAAAGGTCTCTCCAAAGATGGAAACAAAAACAAACGGCAAAAAGATCCTTTTCTTTGGAGACAGTTTAACTGCCGGTTATGGCTTGAATGGACCGGAAGAATCTTTTGCTCATCTATCCTTTTTGGAACTCCAAAAAAAATATCCGGATCTGGGATATGTAAATGCGGGTGTTAGCGGCGACACTACTTCAGGTGGACTCGCAAGACTAGACTGGGTTTTGAATACAAAATATGATGTGTTCGTTTTGGAATTGGGAGCAAACGATTCTTTAAGAGGACTTCCTACAAAGATGACTGAGGAGAATCTAACAAGGATTATTCGCGAGGCTCGGGCAAAATATCCTTCCATTAAAATTCTATTAATTGGGATGAGAACGCTTCCGAATATGGGGCCCCAATACGCAAAAGAATTTGCGAGTCTCTTTCCGAGAGTCGCTAAAAAAGAAAAGACTGAATTTATGCCATTCTTGCTAGCAGGCGTTGCAGGAGATAGAAAATTGAACCAAGACGATGGGATCCATCCCACTGCAGAAGGTCATAAAATACTCTCTAAACATCTGGTTCCTTATTTGAACAAACTATTGAAATAG
- a CDS encoding glycoside hydrolase family 3 protein: MFKRLLVAGVTAAFLLFLYLWLGQFRSELQAQEIQEGMLRQAEEITSKLSPEELVGQVIHVAIPGTILDPIAKKEIETIKPGGVILFGRNLGSKSEIKSLNKDLQTSALENTGLPLLISVDQEGGRVIRVKDGVTQFPGAMALGQTKDKDMAKKVGFVTSYQLRKLGLNFLFAPDMDINNNPFNPVINTRSLGSNLETVLNAGVSYEEGARLGGSIPVIKHFPGHGDTNVDSHLGLPKIEKTLEELKNFELIPFQTAIQNGADAIMSAHIVYPKIDPNFPATLSSKILGDLLRKEFQYQGLIITDAMEMDAIDEHYQKEDPGVLALIAGADIILMTSWGPTTQSMRDQILKAYKKGTLVREGKDLLKEAVKRQIYYKLKYGIITEFAEGPKNGRAASVFPIELPEVLKNHFAEQDKNRENLFSQYYQETLNRDVSRKAIVSFPKTFLPESASIENTVFYLKGEEFLSDLKSRNLTNSDLASLRKKLEKKEVKRAVLNSFTQTELDLAASLAQKFPEAEIVCLHYGTPFLDLPDVSNLKILFSFSPTPESKKALLYSVLDRKNEIPLVDLILKPNPKKSSASIETEVDSVSKNTK; the protein is encoded by the coding sequence ATGTTCAAACGGTTACTAGTCGCAGGCGTTACTGCCGCTTTCTTACTCTTCTTATACCTTTGGTTGGGCCAATTCAGAAGTGAACTCCAAGCCCAGGAAATCCAAGAAGGAATGCTTCGTCAAGCTGAGGAGATTACTTCTAAACTCAGCCCAGAAGAATTAGTAGGTCAGGTCATCCATGTTGCAATACCTGGAACCATTCTAGATCCGATCGCTAAGAAAGAAATTGAGACGATCAAACCTGGTGGAGTGATCTTATTCGGAAGAAACTTGGGCTCCAAGTCTGAGATCAAATCTTTGAACAAAGATCTACAAACAAGTGCATTAGAAAATACTGGATTACCATTACTCATCTCAGTAGACCAGGAAGGTGGAAGAGTGATCCGAGTCAAAGACGGAGTGACTCAATTTCCTGGAGCAATGGCGCTCGGCCAAACCAAGGATAAAGACATGGCTAAAAAAGTTGGCTTTGTCACTTCTTACCAATTGAGAAAATTGGGACTGAACTTTTTATTCGCTCCTGATATGGACATCAATAATAATCCATTCAATCCGGTCATCAACACAAGATCTTTAGGAAGTAATCTAGAAACTGTATTAAATGCGGGAGTTTCTTATGAAGAAGGAGCAAGACTCGGCGGTTCTATTCCCGTAATCAAACATTTCCCTGGTCATGGGGACACCAATGTGGATAGTCATTTAGGACTTCCTAAAATAGAAAAAACCTTGGAAGAACTTAAAAACTTTGAGCTTATCCCATTCCAAACTGCTATCCAAAATGGCGCCGACGCGATCATGAGCGCACATATCGTATATCCAAAGATCGATCCGAACTTCCCCGCTACTCTTTCTTCTAAAATCCTAGGAGATCTACTTCGTAAAGAATTCCAATACCAAGGACTTATTATTACGGATGCGATGGAAATGGATGCGATAGACGAACATTACCAAAAAGAAGATCCGGGCGTGCTTGCTTTGATTGCAGGGGCAGATATTATTCTAATGACTAGCTGGGGTCCAACTACTCAATCCATGAGAGATCAGATCTTAAAGGCCTACAAAAAAGGAACCTTAGTAAGAGAGGGAAAAGATCTTTTAAAAGAAGCAGTCAAAAGACAAATTTATTATAAACTAAAATACGGGATCATCACAGAGTTTGCAGAAGGTCCTAAAAACGGAAGAGCGGCTTCAGTGTTCCCAATAGAACTTCCTGAAGTATTAAAAAACCATTTTGCAGAACAGGATAAGAATAGAGAAAATTTATTCTCCCAATATTACCAAGAAACTCTGAATAGAGATGTAAGCAGAAAGGCGATTGTTTCCTTTCCTAAAACTTTCCTACCTGAAAGTGCATCTATTGAAAATACGGTTTTCTATTTAAAGGGAGAAGAATTTCTTTCCGACCTAAAATCTCGTAATCTTACGAATTCAGATTTAGCTAGTCTGCGCAAAAAGTTGGAAAAAAAAGAAGTAAAACGTGCAGTTTTAAATTCATTCACCCAAACTGAATTGGATCTTGCGGCCTCTCTTGCTCAAAAATTCCCGGAAGCGGAGATCGTTTGCCTGCATTACGGAACTCCATTTTTGGATTTGCCGGATGTTTCAAATCTGAAAATTTTATTCTCTTTTTCTCCAACTCCAGAATCCAAAAAGGCATTATTGTATTCAGTGCTGGACAGAAAGAACGAGATCCCGCTTGTGGATCTGATCTTAAAACCGAATCCTAAAAAATCTTCTGCGTCTATAGAAACGGAAGTAGACTCGGTCAGCAAGAATACAAAATAA